In Rhinolophus sinicus isolate RSC01 chromosome X, ASM3656204v1, whole genome shotgun sequence, a single genomic region encodes these proteins:
- the AKAP14 gene encoding A-kinase anchor protein 14 → MTDTEDDSNVTELALDLAKRAISAAVKTVKEDKYTIKNINWITHGEFTAERGRRQIEEFVLTWEYQDHWVHYTKLIETKDMVHSFYYIYSVRWSIPTANTPMALGSASAYFTIKVNKNKPLDAPIDVSYIFEGQSLVHRPGMTYFREKWLWDLIEAKHILMESIPF, encoded by the exons ATGACGGACACAGAAGACGACAGCAATGTGACTGAACTTGCTCTAGATTTAGCGAAGAGGGCCATCTCCGCTGCTGTTAAGACTGTGAAAG AAGATAAATACACCATCAAAAACATCAACTGGATCACACATGGTGAATTCACAGCAGAAAGGGGCCGTAGACAAATTGAAGAGTTTGTTTTG ACCTGGGAATATCAAGACCACTGGGTGCACTACACAAAGTTGATAGAGACGAAAGACATGGTTCACAGCTTCTACTACATCTACTCAGTACGCTGGAGCATCCCAACTGCCAACACACCCATGGCACTAGGCTCTGCCTCTGCCTACTTCACTATCAAGgtcaacaaaaacaaacctctg GATGCACCAATTGATGTCTCTTACATCTTTGAGGGCCAGTCATTAGTTCACAG acCAGGAATGACTTACTTTCGAGAAAAATGGCTGTGGGACCTTATTGAGGCCAAACATATTTTAATGGAGTCAATTCCCTTCTAA